A genomic segment from Lates calcarifer isolate ASB-BC8 linkage group LG13, TLL_Latcal_v3, whole genome shotgun sequence encodes:
- the tubb2b gene encoding tubulin beta-2b chain yields MREIVHLQAGQCGNQIGAKFWEVISDEHGIDPTGTYHGDSDLQLDRINVYYNEASGGKYVPRAVLVDLEPGTMDSVRSGPFGQVFRPDNFVFGQSGAGNNWAKGHYTEGAELVDSVLDVVRKEAESCDCLQGFQLTHSLGGGTGSGMGTLLISKIREEYPDRIMNTFSVVPSPKVSDTVVEPYNATLSVHQLVENTDETYCIDNEALYDICFRTLKLTTPSYGDLNHLVSATMSGVTTCLRFPGQLNADLRKLAVNMVPFPRLHFFMPGFAPLTSRGSQQYRSLTVPELTQQMFDAKNMMAACDPRHGRYLTVAAIFRGRMSMKEVDEQMLNVQNKNSSYFVEWIPNNVKTAVCDIPPRGLKMAATFIGNSTAIQELFKRISEQFTAMFRRKAFLHWYTGEGMDEMEFTEAESNMNDLVSEYQQYQDATAEEEGEFEEEGEEELA; encoded by the exons TTTTGGGAGGTGATCAGTGATGAGCATGGTATTGACCCAACGGGTACGTACCATGGTGACAGTGACCTGCAGCTTGACAGGATCAATGTCTACTACAATGAAGCCTCAG gcGGTAAATATGTGCCCCGTGCTGTTCTGGTTGATTTGGAGCCAGGGACTATGGACTCTGTGAGGTCTGGACCTTTTGGCCAGGTCTTCAGACCAGACAACTTTGTTTTCG GCCAGAGTGGTGCTGGCAACAACTGGGCTAAGGGTCACTACACTGAGGGTGCAGAGCTGGTAGACTCGGTCCTGGATGTGGtgagaaaagaggcagagagctgtGATTGCCTGCAGGGCTTCCAGCTCACACACTCCCTGGGTGGTGGTACAGGCTCTGGTATGGGGACCCTGCTCATCAGCAAGATCCGCGAAGAGTACCCTGACCGAATTATGAACACCTTCAGCGTGGTGCCTTCCCCAAAAGTGTCAGACACAGTAGTTGAGCCCTATAATGCCACACTCTCAGTCCACCAGCTTgtagaaaacacagatgagacCTACTGCATTGACAACGAGGCCCTATATGACATCTGTTTCCGCACCCTCAAACTCACAACCCCTTCATATGGTGACCTGAACCACTTGGTCTCTGCCACCATGAGCGGTGTCACCACCTGCCTCAGGTTTCCCGGACAGCTCAATGCTGACCTGCGCAAATTGGCTGTAAACATGGTGCCATTCCCCCGTCTGCACTTCTTCATGCCAGGCTTTGCTCCCCTCACAAGCAGAGGCAGCCAGCAGTACAGATCACTCACTGTGCCAGAGCTCACCCAGCAGATGTTCGATGCCAAGAACATGATGGCTGCTTGCGACCCACGTCACGGCCGCTACCTGACTGTGGCCGCCATCTTCCGTGGCCGCATGTCCATGAAGGAGGTGGATGAGCAGATGCTGAATGTGCAGAACAAGAATAGCAGCTACTTTGTTGAATGGATCCCCAACAACGTCAAGACTGCAGTCTGCGACATTCCTCCACGTGGCCTCAAGATGGCTGCCACCTTCATTGGCAACAGCACAGCCATTCAGGAGCTGTTTAAGCGCATTTCTGAGCAGTTCACAGCTATGTTCAGGCGCAAAGCTTTCCTCCACTGGTACACCGGTGAGGGTATGGATGAGATGGAGttcacagaggcagagagcaaCATGAACGACCTGGTCTCCGAGTACCAGCAGTACCAGGATGCTactgctgaggaggagggagagtttgaggaggagggtgaggaggagctggcttaa